The Candidatus Poribacteria bacterium genome contains the following window.
CACAAGGTTAATCAACTCACGCTTTCGCACTTCGTTTTCGTCTCGTTCCTCAGGTGTAAAAATTTCGGGTATAATTTCTGGATTGTTCATGTAAAGAGCGAGAATGATAGCACAAACACTTAGCGGGAAATCCTCTGTAAAAACGTAGGTTAGGAGACTGCCAAACTTATGAAATGCTATACAAAATTTCCTTCAATGTTAGTTCTAAAATGACATTGTGAGTGAGACGTGCAGAATCTGCAAACCGCGCGTCACTATAATCAACCTTAACAGAATAATAGCATATTTGACCGAAAGAATCAAGACAAAATGACTTGATTTTCTCTCTCAATCGTGCTATGATTTTAACCGATCCAGAAATGATATTATCTTGTTCACGGGGAACCTATGGCAAATTATCAAGAACTCGCGAATCTGGTGTGGAATGTAGCGGATGATGTGCTCCGCGGACTTTTCAAACCGCATGAATACGGCGACATCACCCTCCCGTTTCTGGTGCTACGCCGATTGGATTGCATCTTGGATGAGGATGGACGAAAAGAGAAAGCCATCAATACCCACAACCAGTTTAAAGACTTGGTACCGGAAGATCAACTCCCACCGATTATTCGGCAAGCGACAGGCAGCGGCTTCTATAACACCTCCCACTACGACCTCTCCCGACTATCAGACGACTCAGACAACATACGCCTCAACTTTGAAAACTACATCGGCGGGTTCAGTCAGGACGTGCGCGACATCATCGAAAACTTCAATCTTGACGGGTTTATTGAAAGATTGGACAGAAACGATCGACTGTTCATCTTCTGCGACAAGTTCACCGAAATCGACCTGCACCCGGATCAAGTGGACAACCATACGATGGGACAGGTCTTTGAGGAACTGCTCCGCCGATTCTCGGAGATGTCCAACGAAACGAGTGGTGAGCACTACACCCCGCGGGATGTCGTGAAGTTATTGGTCTCCTTGCTATTTGCGGAACACCGTGAAGATCTGGGCGGGCAGGGGGTCATCCGCAGTATCTTCGATCCGTGTTGCGGGACAGGTGGGATGTTAACGATTGGCAAGGAATACTTCCGCGAACAGATTAATCCCGATGCCGACATTCGGCTGTTGGGTCAGGAACTCAACGCCCAGACCTACGCCATCTGCAAGTCGGATATGCTCATCACCGGAGAGGACCCGGACAGCATCCGGCTCGGTTCGAGTCTCTCGGAGGACCAATTTCAAGGGCAACGTTTCGATTACATGATAACCAATCCCCCCTTCGGTGTGAGTTGGAAATCCGATGAAGGGGCTGTGAAGGCAGAGGCGCAAACTGCCACCGGCAGGTTTTCAGCGGGGACACCGCGTATTTCTGATGGAGCGTTGCTGTTCTTGCAACACATGCTCTCCAAGATGGAGGACCGAGGGAGTCGGGTCGAGATCGTCTTTAACGGGTCCCCGCTCTTCACGGGGGATGCCGGCAGCGGTGAGAGTGAAATCCGACGCTGGATTATTGAAAACGATTGGTTGGAGTGTATTGTCGCCCTGCCTGAAAAGTTGTTTTTCAACACCAGTATTTCCACGTATATCTGGATCCT
Protein-coding sequences here:
- a CDS encoding SAM-dependent DNA methyltransferase, translated to MANYQELANLVWNVADDVLRGLFKPHEYGDITLPFLVLRRLDCILDEDGRKEKAINTHNQFKDLVPEDQLPPIIRQATGSGFYNTSHYDLSRLSDDSDNIRLNFENYIGGFSQDVRDIIENFNLDGFIERLDRNDRLFIFCDKFTEIDLHPDQVDNHTMGQVFEELLRRFSEMSNETSGEHYTPRDVVKLLVSLLFAEHREDLGGQGVIRSIFDPCCGTGGMLTIGKEYFREQINPDADIRLLGQELNAQTYAICKSDMLITGEDPDSIRLGSSLSEDQFQGQRFDYMITNPPFGVSWKSDEGAVKAEAQTATGRFSAGTPRISDGALLFLQHMLSKMEDRGSRVEIVFNGSPLFTGDAGSGESEIRRWIIENDWLECIVALPEKLFFNTSISTYIWILTNRKSEARQGKIQLINAIDFHDEMKRNLGDKNALISDSHIRHIIERYTDFEETEHTKIYPNGFFGYTKVTVERPLIENQKILGQETEVIVRDKKGNPKPDTQLRDYERVPLTEDIDAYYQREVKPHLPDSWMDRKKDKVGYEINFNRYFYQYTPLRSLKEITDELLALERESEGLLNEVLGL